AGTCCATAGGTCAGAGCAATAAGACCCAGGGCCAGAAACTCTTCATAGCCCAAAGCGTTTTTATGATGATGCCGCAGGTAAAGGACGATCTGCCCCACGACGAAACCAAGCGCATAGCCCAGGGTCGGTCCCATAATCACGGCCCAGAGAACATCCACAGCGAACCATTTCAATCCCGATTCCCCGATCTCATGATAGCCGAGCAGTCCAAGGCCCAGAAGGACGAAGGGCATAGTGGTTCCATCATTCAATCCCGCCTCGCCGGTCAGCGCAAACCGAAGTTTATCCCGATCACCAGGCTCGGCGATCTGAACATCCGAGGCCAGCACCGGATCGGTCGGCGATAGGATGGCGCCTAGAATAATGGCAGCCCCCAGGGAAAGGTCGAACAGCCCGTAACTGAGCATGGAAATGAGCAGCACGCTCAGCAGCATGGACACCGTCGCAAGGCGCAGAGAAACCTTCCAAAGAGGATTGGAAAAGCGAATGCGCAGTTTCAGACCCGCGGTGAACAGCGAAATGATGACCGCGGCTTCCATGAGATGTTCCAAAAGTTCGGCGCTGGCGAAAAAATTGATTCGCAGAAGATTCACGCCGTGCGGCCCGAGCCCGATGCCAAACGCCAGATAGATAATGGAACTGGTCAAAGGCATGCGCTTCAGAGCTGTTCCCAGGCAGACCATCACCACCAGGAAAAGGCCGATCATCAGATACCAAAGAGCTATACGATCAATAGGTCACCTCGTGAGAGCCAGCAAAGCGGGCAGGCGAACGATCACGCAAGAAGGGGGTTCCTCGTTCGGAGCAACCCCCTTCCCTGTCTGAAAAAAACTTTATCTGTTGGTGGAATTCACAGTGGATTTGTTGGGATCCTGCTGCTGCTGACCTGCGACCGACATGCGATTGGTGCCAGGAAGGTTCGGGCTGCTGGCCGAGCTGCTGCTGCCTTGCTGCTGATTCCGCACGCGCAGCTGATTCTGAACGTCATGAACGCCCAACACTTTTTCGGCCAGTTCCTCTGCAACGCGCTTGTCCTGGCGTGAAGAGACCTGACCGGTCAGCGTTACTTCACCATCTTTGACCTGGACTTCGACATCCGAAGCGTCGATGCGTCCATGACGAATCAGTTCCTCATGAATATCATCCTTGATTCTCTCGTCGCTGCGCTTATAGCTTTTGGGCCAGCGACTTCTCTGTTCGTTCCAGGACGACTGCTGACCCTGCTGGTCATAAGAGCGGCGACCCCAGCCCTGATTTTGGTCTCTATCATCGGAACCAAGGCGATTCCAATCGGCATGGCCCATGCCTGAGCCTGTGCTATAATCACGGCCATACTCGGAAGAACCGCGGCCCTGATTGCTTTGCTGATGGCCATAGTCACCAAGGCCACGTCCCCAATCGGACATGCCGCGACCGTAGCTGCCGTAATCGACTCCGCCGCGGCTGAAGTCGTAGTTGCCGCGCGATCCTTCATAACCATAACGGTCACCCGACCCTTGCGAGCGGTAAGGCCGTTGCCACGCGTGGTCCTGATTATATTCACGGCCGTAGTCCGCACCCCCGCGGGATCCGAAATGGGCCTGGCCTGGGCGTTCTATATCGAGGTCGCTATCATAGTCAGGTCGGGTGTAGCGGCGTTCGGAATCCTGGCCGCGATAGCGGTAGCGATCTTCAAAGCGATCATCCTGGCCCCGCGAATAGCTGCGGCGATCATTGAAAGGCGACTGCGAACGGCGACCCTGTTGAGTGTAGCGATCTTCATTTTCATGGCTTTGCTCAAACATACCGTGCTCCTTGATTACCTTACACATTAAAGCGTGGTGTTGCTCTTTGCGCCTAGCACCACACCAGATTCCACTTGCGCTTGTAGCTGAGATTCCGATAGCGCAGCCTGAAGTTCTCGCTTTTGATCGGAATCAGCCTTTGCACCCGGCGCACATCAAAACGCGTGACGATCCAGCCACGGAACTTGCGACGCGCGTAAGGGGGCAAGGCGTTCTCGGACTGATCAGGCAGTCGTCCCCGCATCACAAACGGCGCTGGTCCTGGATCAGGCGCTGTGTTGGGCGGCGAAGGATCGGTGCTGGGATGGGGAACGAGCGGCTGCGGCATGGTCGTGGGCGGACGATCCGGCGAACGCTTCGGCATGGGTTCCTGCGGCGTTGGCTCGGGCGTTTCTGTCATGAGTCGACCACGACGCGACTCGAACAATATAATCTGTCTATATTTCGATTGTTTTCTATTCATAGTGATTCTCTTCATATCTTGAATCCAGGGGCTTGCATGGCCATCGTCTCCATTGCAGGAACTCTGCCAGGCTTCGATCGGGATGCGAAAGCGTCTGAAAAGGCTTAAATGTCGGATTTTACCAGCATGAAGGTGGAGCTTTTTGCATGCAGGGGCTGTCGGCGAGAGGCGGCTGCGGGTCTTTCTCCATGTTCCATCTTCATCTCACGTTTATGTTTCTCTGCAAGAAAACGACCGCTTGATGAGAGACCAATAAAACTTGTGGACACCTTGCGAACAATCTCTTAAAAAACCGCTAGTGCATCAGAACTAGCTTCATCTGCCCTATCCCTTGCGAGGTATTTAAGCATGAAACAGGGCCTCAGACTTTGGTCTTCCGTTTTCGTTCTGGCATCGGCAAGCTTTCTCACCAACTGCCGGGATCACCCTCGTGAACCCGCTAACGATCTGATGAGCGAAGTTCCGTCCACTCACAGTGATACGGGCATTCCAGGACAGGCTTATCACAGCGACAAACGCAAGCTGCTGAACGTTTCCTGCGTGGAAGGCGAGATCACCGAGCAGCTGGGCAACGTCACATCCGAATTCGAACTGCGGCAGGACCTGGGGTTCACCGACTTGATCGATCGTTTGGGCGGCAAACTCTCTGTGGACACCAATTTTCCGACGATCAGAGCGGGAGCGTCGGCCCGCTATGCGACGGAGAATACGGCGAGTGTGAATTCGAGCAGCTACAACTTTTTTTGGCGTGCGACTCCCAAAAAGCGCGTCCTGAAGCGCGGCCCGGATGGAACCTACCGTTTGTCGGCTTTTGGCCAGGAGGTGGCTAAAAATCCGGCATTCGCCCTGACTCGATGCGGTGATGAATTCATCACCAGCATCGAATACGGAGCGATGCTGAACGTGACGCTCAAGATGGAATTCCGCAATGAACAGGACAAGCGTGACATCGGCGGCAACCTCACCGTCGACGCCACGGCCGGCGTGGTCAAGGTTGATGGCAAGCTCGATTATCTGGATCAGACTGTGAAAAAATCAGTCAAGATCACGGTGGAAGCGACTCAGCACGGGGGCGACCCTCTGCAGCTGCTCCAGATCATCCCGGATAACCTTGTGACCTGCAGCCTCGACAACCCTTCGCTTTGCTTCAGCGTATTCTCGTCCGCGATCAAATACGCGAAAAACGATCTCGCGGGGCAGTTCACCGGCCTGGATTCGTATAACGTCGTGAAGTACACGACGCAGAAATATACGGAATCCGGTATCTATTCCCTTCAGCCGCCCGAAGGCTATCCGACCGTCAATGCCATGGTGGAGGAGGCGCGCCAGTCCCTGGACCGCAGTTTCCAGCAGGCTCTGATGGATCGCTCGCGGGCGCGTAAGCTGCTCAATTCGTATCGTGAATGGTTGAGTGACGAACTCTACCAGAAAATCGTGGACCTGGAAGCCAAGGCGAATCGCAATACATCGCGCCTCTCCAATGCTTCGGTCTACTGTTACGACAATCCTTATGCCGGTTGTCTCGATCAGGCTGAGAGTACCTTGAAGCTGCTCGAGACCTATGACGCCAGTCTCCTGTCGATCAAAACCGTTCCGCTCGTCGCCTATCAACGCTGTGAACTCGCACGGCAGGCGGCAGTCAACGCTCAGGTCGTATCGGATTCCTGGTCCATGGGCTATCGGCGTAAGGGTTACGCCCCGGTATTTTTCGACAACAGCAAACCGGAACTCGGCGTCGAGGTCTGGGGTCCCTGTGAAGAAGCTCTTGCGTACTATGGTGAGTACTTCAAGGTTTGAACGACCCGTTGGGAGTATCTATGAAACGTTCATCCGTGCTGACAGTCATTCTGTGTTTAGCGGGTGGAGCATCGACGGCCCTGGCTGTGGATTTTCCACCGAAAAAGGAACGGCCTGAACCGGTCGGTGATCCCGTTTTTCCCAAACCCAAGAATCCCTCGCATCCGACTACTTTTTATGCGTCGATGGTGCCTTTGAATCTTGGAAAAATCAAAGATCGTTGTGAAGAGGACAGTCTGTCCGGACCTGAAGCATGGGAACGTCTCCAGTGGCTGAAGGCTTGTCATAAGGGTCTGCTCGTCGCCACCTACAACAGCATCAATGGTGACGATGGGACGACGGATGACCAGAAAATCGCGACGATCGAAAGCGAATGGTTTTTTGTCGGCGGTGATCGCAACAAACCGAAAGTCCGCCCCAATTACCTGACTTTCGGCACCGCCACCTATGAGAATCCCCTGCAGTGGTATGCGCCGCGCGCAGCGTCCGCCGCCTGCACGGAATTCCCTGCAGGTTACCAGGTGCTGGGGGAATGCACCTCGTCATGCTATGAGCCTGATCAGAAGTTGCTCTTCAGTGACGGCGAAAAGCCGATTGGCGAAGCGCTGGAACGCCTGGAGGATCAGGTCATGACCCTGACCGATGAGTCCACGCTCGATTTTGTGAATCTGCAAAGTCGCAAGGTGAAACACTACACTAGGAGTGCCACGCCGACAAAGCATCAAATCCTGACGATCAGTTCGCAAAGCGGTGGTGAGCTCAAGGTCACAAAAAATCATCCGCTTTTGACGTCTGAGGGCTTGATGATTGAAGCGGGGAATCTTAAAGTAGGGGACAGATTGGTGCAGATCGATGGACAATCCGATGCGATCGTCGCGATCAGCGAAAAGGAATACTTCGGCCGGGTGTTCAATATTCAGCCCGAAGCGGATTCCCAACCAGGGCAGATCGTGATCGCGCAGGGTTTTTTAAGCGGATCCTCCTGGTTTCAGAATGATGGCTACGAATATGTGAATCGACTGATCCTCCGAAGGAACGTTCCCGAGGAACTGTTCCAAGAGGAAGAAGCTGTCCCATGAAGTTTGTTGGCTTAGCCATTTTCATCGTTGTGATCGCTGCTATCGGTTTCTGGGGAAAGCGGGAGGCCCGGAATGTATCCGGCTCCCCTCCAAAGCCCCAGGTGATCGAAACTGAATCCCGAGTCCCGACGCCCGTCGGGACTCCTTCCGGGCTGCCCTCTCCACCTGCCGCGGCCCGGCCTCCCACGACTGACGACCTTACGCCGCGTCTTGAGAAAATTCACGAGCTGGCCCGCTATACGCTGCCGACTCAGGAAACGCGCGAGGCCCTTATTCAAAGCC
This genomic interval from Oligoflexus sp. contains the following:
- a CDS encoding sodium:proton antiporter; this translates as MIGLFLVVMVCLGTALKRMPLTSSIIYLAFGIGLGPHGVNLLRINFFASAELLEHLMEAAVIISLFTAGLKLRIRFSNPLWKVSLRLATVSMLLSVLLISMLSYGLFDLSLGAAIILGAILSPTDPVLASDVQIAEPGDRDKLRFALTGEAGLNDGTTMPFVLLGLGLLGYHEIGESGLKWFAVDVLWAVIMGPTLGYALGFVVGQIVLYLRHHHKNALGYEEFLALGLIALTYGLNEWASANGFLGVFAAGLALRQIEHHKTGSEVLDQRELNGPAEEVATHPEKAPAFLTHAVLTSNEQLERLLEVAVVIAIGALISLQDFNPRVFLLAILLFFVIRPISVRLALLGCRSVDTLQKNLISWFGIRGMGSIFWLAYAVHHGLSPAHSREMVSIVLALVVCSILLHGISVTPLMEAYEKRERKNRSVKLTS
- a CDS encoding BON domain-containing protein, which produces MFEQSHENEDRYTQQGRRSQSPFNDRRSYSRGQDDRFEDRYRYRGQDSERRYTRPDYDSDLDIERPGQAHFGSRGGADYGREYNQDHAWQRPYRSQGSGDRYGYEGSRGNYDFSRGGVDYGSYGRGMSDWGRGLGDYGHQQSNQGRGSSEYGRDYSTGSGMGHADWNRLGSDDRDQNQGWGRRSYDQQGQQSSWNEQRSRWPKSYKRSDERIKDDIHEELIRHGRIDASDVEVQVKDGEVTLTGQVSSRQDKRVAEELAEKVLGVHDVQNQLRVRNQQQGSSSSASSPNLPGTNRMSVAGQQQQDPNKSTVNSTNR
- a CDS encoding Hint domain-containing protein, which produces MKRSSVLTVILCLAGGASTALAVDFPPKKERPEPVGDPVFPKPKNPSHPTTFYASMVPLNLGKIKDRCEEDSLSGPEAWERLQWLKACHKGLLVATYNSINGDDGTTDDQKIATIESEWFFVGGDRNKPKVRPNYLTFGTATYENPLQWYAPRAASAACTEFPAGYQVLGECTSSCYEPDQKLLFSDGEKPIGEALERLEDQVMTLTDESTLDFVNLQSRKVKHYTRSATPTKHQILTISSQSGGELKVTKNHPLLTSEGLMIEAGNLKVGDRLVQIDGQSDAIVAISEKEYFGRVFNIQPEADSQPGQIVIAQGFLSGSSWFQNDGYEYVNRLILRRNVPEELFQEEEAVP